The proteins below are encoded in one region of Erinaceus europaeus chromosome 15, mEriEur2.1, whole genome shotgun sequence:
- the MRPL28 gene encoding large ribosomal subunit protein bL28m isoform X1, translated as MPLHKYPVHLWKQLRLREGLCSRLPAHYLRSLEPGRQPTPVHYRPHGAKFKVNPKNGQRERVEDVPIPIYYPPESQQGLWGGEGWILGHRYVNNDKLSKRVKKVWKPQLFTRELYSEILDTKFTVTVTMRTLDLIDAVYGFDFYILKTPQEDLCSKFGMDLKRGMLLRLARQDPQLHPEDPERRAAIYDKYKEFVIPEAEAEWVGLTLEEAMEKQRLLEEKDPTPLFKVYVEELVGRLQEQVLSKPAVVVQGATGSDCKEPQELATGSHQK; from the exons ATGCCCCTGCACAAGTACCCGGTGCACCTGTGGAAGCAGCTGCGGCTGCGCGAGGGCCTGTGCTCCCGCCTGCCCGCGCACTACCTGCGCTCGCTGGAGCCCGGGCGGCAGCCCACGCCTGTCCACTACCGGCCCCACGGCGCCAAGTTCAAAGTGAACCCCAAGAACGGGCAGCGGGAGCGCGTGGAGGACGTGCCCATCCCCATTTACTACCCCCCGGAGtcccagcagggcctgtggggcgGCGAGGGCTGGATCCTGGGCCACCGGTATGTCAACAATGACAAG CTCTCCAAGAGGGTGAAGAAGGTGTGGAAGCCACAGCTGTTTACGCGTGAGCTGTACAGTGAGATACTGGACACCAAGTTCACAGTCACTGTTACCATGCGGACACTGGACCTAATCGACGCTGTCTATGGCTTTGACTTCTACATTCTCAAG ACCCCACAGGAGGATCTGTGCTCCAAGTTTGGGATGGACCTGAAGCGGGGAATGCTGCTGCGACTGGCCCGCCAGGACCCCCAGCTACACCCGGAGGACCCCGAGAGGAGGGCCGCCATCTACGACAAGTACAAG GAGTTTGTTATCCCTGAGGCTGAGGCCGAGTGGGTGGGGCTGACATTGGAGGAGGCTATGGAGAAGCAGAGGCTCCTAGAAGAGAAG GACCCCACCCCCCTGTTCAAGGTCTACGTGGAGGAGCTGGTTGGGCGGCTCCAGGAGCAAGTGCTGTCTAAGCCGGCAGTGGTGGTGCAAGGAGCCACAGGAAGTGACTGCAAGGAGCCACAAGAATTGGCCACAGGGAGCCACCAGAAGTGA
- the MRPL28 gene encoding large ribosomal subunit protein bL28m isoform X2 has product MPLHKYPVHLWKQLRLREGLCSRLPAHYLRSLEPGRQPTPVHYRPHGAKFKVNPKNGQRERVEDVPIPIYYPPESQQGLWGGEGWILGHRYVNNDKLSKRVKKVWKPQLFTRELYSEILDTKFTVTVTMRTLDLIDAVYGFDFYILKTPQEDLCSKFGMDLKRGMLLRLARQDPQLHPEDPERRAAIYDKYKDPTPLFKVYVEELVGRLQEQVLSKPAVVVQGATGSDCKEPQELATGSHQK; this is encoded by the exons ATGCCCCTGCACAAGTACCCGGTGCACCTGTGGAAGCAGCTGCGGCTGCGCGAGGGCCTGTGCTCCCGCCTGCCCGCGCACTACCTGCGCTCGCTGGAGCCCGGGCGGCAGCCCACGCCTGTCCACTACCGGCCCCACGGCGCCAAGTTCAAAGTGAACCCCAAGAACGGGCAGCGGGAGCGCGTGGAGGACGTGCCCATCCCCATTTACTACCCCCCGGAGtcccagcagggcctgtggggcgGCGAGGGCTGGATCCTGGGCCACCGGTATGTCAACAATGACAAG CTCTCCAAGAGGGTGAAGAAGGTGTGGAAGCCACAGCTGTTTACGCGTGAGCTGTACAGTGAGATACTGGACACCAAGTTCACAGTCACTGTTACCATGCGGACACTGGACCTAATCGACGCTGTCTATGGCTTTGACTTCTACATTCTCAAG ACCCCACAGGAGGATCTGTGCTCCAAGTTTGGGATGGACCTGAAGCGGGGAATGCTGCTGCGACTGGCCCGCCAGGACCCCCAGCTACACCCGGAGGACCCCGAGAGGAGGGCCGCCATCTACGACAAGTACAAG GACCCCACCCCCCTGTTCAAGGTCTACGTGGAGGAGCTGGTTGGGCGGCTCCAGGAGCAAGTGCTGTCTAAGCCGGCAGTGGTGGTGCAAGGAGCCACAGGAAGTGACTGCAAGGAGCCACAAGAATTGGCCACAGGGAGCCACCAGAAGTGA